The Triticum aestivum cultivar Chinese Spring chromosome 7B, IWGSC CS RefSeq v2.1, whole genome shotgun sequence genome window below encodes:
- the LOC123156536 gene encoding uncharacterized protein, producing MDEQRIARISVTWRGRQLDVDADPSCTVKEFGQLLQDLTNVKPETLKLIVPQSANKGSKLISPFSDPHSSLTLKEAAVSEGKPIRMMGVFEDEIEEVSDNGKRPDLRIIGFEEEEQRLRQRSSGRPRVSLKLPQGQYIFCDFRTLHLPEVELNPPPSEALKRMHMLACDPGIIAIMNKHRWRVGIMTEMAPVGYVGVSPKCILGFNKNMGEEISLRLRTDDLKGFRKYESIKKTLLHELAHMVHSEHDAHFFALNKQLNEEAASLDWTKSSGHVLSGRKIFDSYEDEFDLEPEAHVVGHKLGGGSSSLASARVLPGVAAYQRLLSASSTDLGSSHSSVTKSVERYNVQGTQAEPDPDDAGQDFIQENVKAEPDPDDDDAMPIDVMIVTSGSAGFVASTKQNTIGFSEPVPDDVAKKSSVGCLEPDPDDSADVDMLNRGINAEHDNEPDPDDGTSEFVLESGNKMEVEMELRTDSTVLKSEPDPDDSSSSIQNQKVRIDGKHMGEPDPDASTFGAVLKSGNKIQAEIGQSRNHSVLESEPDPDDHAANLKSDELQRIEEPVAALCSRLQKAIEMLRSQATPSEAASALQTLFKIIKNVIENPNDIRYRRLRKTNPHFQRSVANYKAAMEVLELIGFCEDVVSDEIGRAETYLVLKRNDPGLLWLAKSSLEVSMA from the exons ATGGATGAACAGAGAATAGCTCGAATATCGGTCACTTGGAGAGGCAGGCAACTTGATGTTGATGCAGACCCAAGCTGTACGGTGAAGGAATTTGGGCAACTGCTCCAGGATTTGACTAATGTTAAACCAGAGACGTTGAAGCTCATAGTTCCGCAATCTGCAAATAAAGGTTCCAAGCTGATCAGTCCATTTTCAGACCCCCATTCAAGCTTAACACTGAAAGAAGCTGCTGTCAGTGAG GGAAAGCCTATTAGAATGATGGGTGTCTTTGAAGATGAAATTGAGGAAGTATCAGACAATGGCAAAAGACCAGATCTGCGGATAATTGGATTTGAAGAGGAAGAGCAACGGCTGAGGCAACGATCTTCAGGCAGGCCCCGAGTTTCACTAAAACTTCCACAGGGGCAATACATCTTCTGTGATTTTCGGACACTTCACTTACCCGAGGTTGAG TTGAATCCACCACCTTCGGAAGCTCTGAAAAGAATGCACATGCTTGCATGTGACCCCGGCATAATTGCGATCATGAACAAG caTAGATGGCGAGTGGGAATCATGACTGAAATGGCACCAGTGGGATATGTAGGTGTTAGTCCTAAATGCATTCTAGGCTTCAATAAG AACATGGGAGAGGAGATATCCCTTCGCCTACGAACTGATGATTTGAAAGGATTTCGGAAATACGAAAGTATCAAGAAAACTCTGCTCCATGAACTT GCGCATATGGTGCACTCTGAGCATGATGCCCACTTTTTCGCACTTAATAAGCAG TTGAATGAGGAAGCTGCGTCTTTGGACTGGACCAAATCAAGTGGACATGTGCTGAGTGGCCGCAAAATATTTGATTCCTATGAAGATGAATTTGATTTAGAACCGGAAGCTCATGTTGTCggtcacaagcttgggggaggatcgAGTTCACTGGCAAGTGCCCGTGTGTTGCCAGGGGTAGCTGCTTATCAGCGTCTCTTGAGTGCATCATCAACAGATTTGGGGAGTTCACACAGTAGTGTTACTAAATCTGTGGAGAGATATAATGTGCAAGGTACACAAGCTGAACCGGATCCAGATGATGCTGGTCAGGATTTTATTCAGGAAAATGTGAAGGCGGAACCAGACCCAGATGATGATGATGCCATGCCTATTGATGTGATGATTGTGACATCAGGATCAGCAGGTTTTGTAGCATCTACAAAGCAGAATACCATAGGTTTTTCTGAGCCTGTTCCTGATGATGTTGCCAAGAAAAGCTCTGTTGGTTGCCTAGAACCTGATCCTGATGATTCCGCAGATGTTGACATGCTTAACAGGGGGATCAATGCTGAGCATGATAATGAACCTGATCCTGATGATGGTACTAGTGAATTTGTCCTGGAATCTGGGAACAAGATGGAAGTGGAGATGGAGCTGAGAACTGACTCCACAGTTCTGAAATCTGAACCTGATCCTGATGACTCCTCTAGCTCTATTCAGAACCAGAAGGTGAGAATTGATGGGAAGCACATGGGAGAACCTGATCCAGATGCTAGTACCTTTGGAGCTGTTCTGAAATCTGGAAATAAGATTCAAGCGGAGATTGGGCAGAGCAGAAACCACTCAGTTTTGGAGTCTGAACCTGACCCTGACGATCATGCTGCTAATTTAAAGAGCGATGAGCTGCAAAGGATAGAAGAGCCAGTGGCAGCCCTGTGTTCGCGCCTCCAGAAGGCTATTGAAATGCTCCGGTCACAAGCAACACCTTCAGAGGCAGCCTCTGCACTCCAAACACTCTTCAAAATTATCAAGAATGTGATAGAGAATCCAAACGATATTCGGTATAGAAGACTGCGTAAG ACCAATCCTCATTTCCAAAGGAGTGTGGCGAATTACAAAG CTGCGATGGAGGTCCTCGAGTTGATTGGCTTCTGCGAGGATGTCGTCTCGGATGAGATTGGGCGTGCGGAGACCTATCTGGTACTGAAGAGGAACGATCCTGGGTTGCTGTGGCTTGCGAAGTCCTCCCTTGAAGTATCCATGGCTTGA